GAGGCGCTGGCCACCAAGGCTCTTCCTGCTGCCTTTGTGGCCGCATCACAGACGTCCGCGTCCTGTGTGCTGCGCTGCCTTCGCGCTAGCGGCCAACTGAGCGGCTGACCTGTGTGGGTCCCGGTTCTGCGGGTGCCCTCGCTCCCTCTGGCCGCCTGTCTGAGGTGTGAGCCGTGTGTTCTTCCAGGACGCCAGCAGCGGGGTGTGCCGTACAGTGGGCGTGGGCAACGCCAGGGCACTTCCCACACCTGCCCCACTCGAGGGCCCCCCCGACGCTATCTCCGGAGCTGTTccagcaggagggcagcctgCCACTCCAGCCCTACCCCTTGACAgtggacacaggaagccacccatgCCCGCCAAGCCCGGGGCCCTGCTCGAGAACCAGCCACTCAGTTGTTTGTTCAAAATCTCCCCGGGGCTCAAGTCACTGAGATGTGCAGTTTGCAGGGTGCTCTGTTGCCTTGTATCCACCCACGCGGGGGGACCGGCAGTCGAGCCGTCTCTGCGGTTCTGTGGCAGCGCAGGTGGGGGGCCAGGGCTGCACAGGCCTCCAGATTGGGTCCCCGCGCAGACTGCGGGCCACCCTGCTGGGCATAGCACTCACATTGTGGGGGTCGTTCTTCCAGAACCAGTGACCCCAGTGTTTGTCGTTTGGCTCCTGGTGCAGAAGCCACTCATGCTAGAAACCGAGTGGAGGAGAGAAGCCCTGCCATTGCCTTCCAACAGTCCTGGAAGGGAATCCTGTTTTATTTTATCCTAAgtcaaaaatgtaatttttgctCTTGGAACATTTCTCATGTTTCATCATGCAGCGATTTAAGCCTATCACTGGCTTCTTGGAGATGAGCCACGGGTGAATGCGGGGAGGCATCCTGCGTGCACGCTAGGGGAGCTTCCTCACCATCCATGCGGCAGTACGTGCCCTAGTGCAGCCTTCTGCCTCGGTTTCTCctactctttcttttctttaacattctccgtgctgttttttttctgggtGAACGAGAGTAACTTTACTGTTGGACAAAAAGAAGTTTCCGGAGGCAGTCCCAGGCCCTCCGGTGGCAGAAACAAGCGTCTCAGCCAGTTTTTACAGTCCCCACCCAGGGCGACTGTGCGGCAGCATAACGCTGAGTCTCTGCAGGCGGGGCAGTGCCCTGAGAGAGCTGGCACACGTGAGACACCATCCGTCGAGGGGGGAGAGGGAGGCCTGTTTAATGTGCAGCAATAAATAAAGCAATTTCCTGACAGTCTCGTAGGTGTGTAAGGCTAGCGTTTGCTCAGACATCCAGTGTGCGCCAGACACAGGAACATCATGCCCCTGAGCCTCCCTGGACCCAGAGGCCCCCATTCCTCGGTGATCCAAACGAGAGCACCCTGCAGCAACTGGGACTGGGGCGGATCTCACTAGGGCGACTCCTCTGGACTGTGCTGGTCATGGGACAGCACTGTCACACACTGTCCCCCTTGGGCTGAGTGTTGTGGAAGGTCTCTGCCCTGGGCTGAGATGGGGGCTCCTCGTTCTTCCAGGGCACTCTGACGCTCTGGCAGGTGCCTTGACTAGCCCggccccaccttccctcccccacGGTGGGCGCCTGCGGCCTGGCAGCTCTGGGTATGCAGGGAGCCACAGGAGGTGTGAGGAGCCTGCAGATGGTGCCACGCAAGGAGCTTGTGGctccatttcctcccccattccTTTCCTGGTGGCTAATGAACAGGGAGTTGGTTTGGCATCTTTTTTTATGttctaaacaaagaaagcacCAAAAGCACAGCCAGCTGCTGCTAACCACTGCCCGCTGACCCCCGACCTCTCACCTTGCCTGCTGCTGCTGAATGACCACTGACACCGGACCTCTCACCCTACCCACTGCTGCTGATCCCCGTCCCCACCGGGCGCCCAGGGAAGAGCTCCGGGAGCAACCACGTGCCCCCTGCGATGTGCCTGCGCCCTCGGTTTCCCGCAGGCCTGCCGGGCCAGAGCCTCAGCACATCTCTTCGCACATCCTTAAGCATTTTCTCCGCCCTGCCCTGCTGGACCCCAGGGCAGCCTCAGGCCTGCGTCACGGCCCACGTGAGAAGGTGACCAACCAGAAGGACCCACTCCCGGGGACACGGAGCGCACCGCGTTCCCCAGGAGCCTCCCTCGGTACTCCTAGGGCCCAGGCTGACCACCGCCCTCCGCAGGGACCCTCGCTGCGACCCCCGCACATCACACCGCCGGATGTGCCCTGATTTACGCAGTTGGGGCACGCCGGGCCCTCAACGACCGCGCGCGGGGACGACGGGGCGGTGCACCTGCACCTGCGCCGGGGCGCGGCccgccccttcctccctcccgccGCGCCCGGCCCGCCCCTTCCTCCGCGCCGACCCCGCCCCCCGCCCGGACCCTTCCTCTGCGGCGCCGGCGCAGGCGCGTCCCCGCAAGCGGAGCCCCAGGCCGGCGCTTGGGGATGGCGCGCGCACCCCGGTGCCGTGCGGTGCGCGCCCTGCTGCGGAGCCGCTACCGAGAGGTGCTGCCCTTGGCCACCTTCTCTCGGCGCCTGGGGCCCGAGGGCCGACGGCTCGTTCGGCGCGGGGACCCGGCGGCCTTCCGCGCGCTCGTGGCGCAGTGCCTGGTGTGCGTGCCCTGGGACGCGCCGCCACACCCCGTCGCCTCGTGCTTCCGCCAGGTGGGCCGCCCCGGACCCCTGTCGGGCCTGCTGGGTTGGGAAAGGGAGGGCCGCGGGGCACGAGGCCGGATGCGGGCTCCCGGGCGCCCCTGATCGCGGCGACTCTGGACCCTTCCCCGCAGGTGTCCTGCCTGAAGGAACTGGTGGCCAGGGTGGTGCAGAGGCTCTGCGAGCGCGGCGCCAGGAACGTGCTGGCCTTCGGCTTCGCCCTGCTGGATGGGCCTCGCGGCGGGCCGCCGGTGGCCTTCACAACCAACGTGCGCAGCTACCTGCCCAACACGGTGACCGAGACGTTGCGCGGTAGCGGCGCATGGGGCCTGCTGCTGCGCCGCCTGGGCGACGACGTGCTCACCCACCTGCTGGCGCGCTGTGCGCTCTACCTGCTGGTGGCCCCCAGCTGCGCCTACCAGGTGTGCGGGGCGCCGCTCTACGACCTCTGCGCCCCCGCCGCGGTTCGGCCCACCCGACATGCGGACAGGACCTTGGCGGTCCTCGGACCCACGCGCCAGGCCAGGGGCGGCAGCGACGCGGAGGCTGGGAGACCCCCAAGCCTGCCAGTCCGGGGCGCGTGGCAGCGTCGGGGCCGCGCTAGGGCAACTCCGCCGCCAGCCAAGAGGCCCAGGCACAGCCTGGCCCCGGAACCTGAGCAGGCACTGAGCCACAACAACCCTCCAGCGGTGACCCCTGCCGGCGCCACCGCGGAAACCGCGTCTTTGGGGCGCGGACCCCCCAGGACCGGCCGGTCCTTCCAGTTAGTGGGCTGCGGGCGCCAACCCGGCTACCCACCCACCCAGCGGCCCCAGGGCACGCCCGGGCCCCGAACATATGCGGAGACCAAGCGTTTCCTCTACAGCTCAGGGTGCAAAGAGCGGCTGCGCCCCTCCTTCCTGCTCAGCGCCCTGCAGCCCAGCCTGTCTGGAGCCCGGACCCTCGTGGAGACCATCTTTCTGGGCCCGCATCCCCAGAGGCCAGGAGCTCCCCGCAGGATGCGCCGCCTGCCTGCTCGCTACTGGCGGATGCGGCCACTGTTCAGGGAGTTGCTCGGCAACCATGCAAAGTGCCCCTATGGCGCGCTCCTCAGGACACACTGCCCGCTTCGGGCCACCAACACCCTGGCGGGTGCCAGTGTCCAAAAGCGCAGTGGAGTGGGCGTGTGTGCCGCGGAAGGGCGGGTGGCGGCGTCCACAGAGAGTGCGGGCCCACGGTGCCTGGTGCAGCTACTCCGCCAGCACAACAGCCCCTGGCAGGTGTATGCACTCCTGCGAGCCTGCCTCCGCCGGCTGGTGCCCGCTGGCCTCTGGGGCTCCAGGCACAATGAGCGACGCTTCTTGCGGAACGTAAAGAAGTTCGTATCTCTGGGAAAGCACGCCAGACTCTCTCTGCAGGAGCTGACCTGGAAGATGAAGGTGCAGGACTGCGCCTGGCTACGCCGGAGCCCAGGTGAGCAGCTCAGGTGAGGGGGAGCCTGGTGCCCCTGCAGACCATGCCCCACAGCCCTGGTGACAGTTGGGCCCGCCTGACCCAGAACTCCTTCCTCGCTCTGGGGTAGGCAACTCCATCGGATTTCTCTGCCTCTGATCTGCTCTCACACGTAGTTCACATGAACCTGCAAGATTTTCTGGGTTCAGGCAGATTCTGGGCACTGGGCAGTTGGACACAGGACCGTAGGACGTCTTCAGAAACTCCCCTGAGTGTACCTACAGGTTATTCACAATCCCTTGTCAGACTTAATGGTTTATCACCTTGAACTGGTGCCCCACTGATAGAAATGGGGGCCGGGATGAGAACCCGCTTTTCTGGGGGTGTACTTCCCAGAGGCATCCGGTGAGCCAGTATTTAAGATGTGATCATGCATCTGCTCGGGAGGGGGCTGAGCAGCGTGGATGGGCAAATACAAGACTGGGTCCTTGGGCAGGGACCCCAGCCCATCAGGATGGAAGGGCCACcagggagcaggcaggcaggaaccAGGATGCTCTCATCCATCTCTGGACATGGACATGGGGTCTTTCTGACTTTTCTGGGAAGCTGGGCCTGGGGTGTGTCTCTGCTTGGCTTTGGGGTTCAGCCCCCCCTTGGCCAGCACCCTCCTCAGCAGCACCCCAGAAGGGACCAGCCACCCTCACTGCTCTTCCTGATGGGAGACTGGCAGCAAGAGCTCTCCCTGGGATTTTGCCATTTGACCTCCAAACTCCCAAGACATttaaaacttctagaaggaaGATGGTTGCAGAGGCCCCCTTTACAGCCAAATTTGCCCTCCAGGATGCACATTACAATCTCCTGGGGTGGGGACTTTAAAAATGCCTGTCCCTGTCCCTAGAGATCTCCACTGCAATGGCCTCCAGTAGGAGGTACGTTTTCCAGCTTCCCAGGAGCAGCAGGAAGGTGGTGTGGATAGCCAAGGTAACCTTCCAGAGacttctttaaagttttttttaaattgtgagaaaaaaacacataacaccaaATCTACCCTCAGGACAAAGGACTGAGTGTACAGGACAGTATTGCTAAGCATAAACATAATGTTGGACAGATTTCTAGAACTTTCTTTTCTGGCATTACTTTTATGCCCATTGGCCAGTTATGCCCTGCTGCAAGCAACAAGGTGGGTAAGCCTCAAAGATGGTGGCTGTCATGTGACTCACTTTGCTCTTGGGGTCCCAGCTCACTTTATGAAGGGGGACTGGCTCTGTGACTCCGCCCAGATCATACACAGGGTTCCACTGTGTCCCCATGTCCCACAGGTAGGGGTGGTAGTGGGACTCAGACCCTGGGTCCCCCTGGTGTCCTTGCTTGCTTGAGCTGTGCCCCTGGCCACTTAATCCTTTCTGTGGCCGTGGCTACACTGCTTGCCCACTGGCTGAATGAATGGTGTGGGAGCAGTCTTGGCCTCTGAGCCACCTTTTCTGATCATAGCTCTAGGTGATCACCTCTCTCACCCCTCCTGCTGGAACACCCCTGCCTCTGTTCAGGCCATCTGCCCTACCAGGTGCTATGTCCacagcaccagggtccctgtgccTCTGTCAAGCCAGCCTTGACCACTGACCTGTCCTCCAGCCCCCCCACTGAGTCCCAGTCTCCCAGGTCTCCAGCCAGAAGCCAGCCTGCCAGGCTGCCCACTTATGCTGCCAAGTTTGCAAAAAGGATTCCTGATGGAGACTTGGGAGGTGCCTCATCCCCTTGCTCACTGTCTTCCCCCACCAGGGCCACCTTGGGCCGGTGGCAATCCTTGTTCCCTTAAACTGAGCACACATTGCTTCTCACTGAGGCTGAGCTCTGCAGCAAGACACCTATGCCATTGACTTACGTCTGACCACATGATTGCGTTTCCTGAACTGCAGTTGGGGTGCCATCCATTCTGCTAAGGCCCCATTGACTTTCAGAGTCAAGGGCCCTGGCTAACCTCGATGGGTTCTTTGTTTTGGATTTCATTAGTTCCTTTCTGGTAGAAATCCCTGCTTCCATCTTCTACAGATTCTGTCGTCTTCTTACCGCAGTCTATTTGGCTATGTGTTTTCCTCTTAGTGCTGCTTTGGCTACACCCCATGCTTGATGTGTTACTAGTGTTACTGCATGTTTTGATATCAAGCACCTGCAAGTATTTACTAGTTTCTTATATGATTTCTTCTCTCATCAGTACATTACTTAGATGTAcgttttttattttccaaatacatGGATATTTTAAGGTACCTTTCTGTTACTGATATCTAACTCAGCTGTGTAGTGAGCTATTCCCATAAGTGTTCCTTGTGGATCTGAAGGCCTGTGGCTAGTATGTTTACATCGGGCTATTTATGGTGCCACGTGGAACTTGCTTATCCTTCTGGATGCCCAAATGCTGAGGGTGCATGGTCTCACAGTCTTGtcagttttttcttgttcttacAGTGTTTACATTGGGTTTTATTAGGtacatacacattttagaatttttatcttCCTGATGAATGTCTAGTGACTCTCTTTACCATAAGTCTGTCATAATGGCTCATAGATCTGCCACCATGGTTTTCTCTGAGTCGTATTTacctctgtaacatcttcccctttaatttttatcttcaaCATTTCCATATCCTTGCAGTTCAGGTGTATCTTTTTAACAGCCTGCAGCTGATACTTTAGATTTATTTTCAGTCCAGTCTGACATCTTTGTCAGTCACCCAGAGAATCTGTTCTTCCTCCTGTGAGCATAGGTGCACCTGGATGCATGTCTTTTATATTTTGGCCTGATACCCTGCCTTCTCCGTGTCCCTGTTTCTCACTAATTGCACATATTCTTGCTGGGTTCTTATTCTCATCCTGCCTCCTGGAGATTAAATTACACTCTTCCTCTCTTGTCCTAAACAACAGAAGGGCCTCGGCACATGTTAACCTGCCAATTTATGCTGGTTCCCCAACTAAGTTATGTCCCAATGGTTGGCATTGCTATTTTCTCTGGTCAGTGTTTACATAGCCCTTCTCcaccattttctctttctgtttgccATTCCGACTTCTGTCCCAGGCCTTCCTTGCAATCATGTTTCTTTCGTGTCAGTTATTGATGGTAAAGCCCCCTGGGACTCTCTGTGCCATGGCTGCTGGTGACCCCTGTGGACCTCTTCTTGTGCTGTTTGCAAGTGCATGGAATAAAATGCTGAGCGCCACAAAGCCGCTGTGACCCGTGGTGCCTGTCTGGGGCCCCGGGGTGTCTGGCATCCCTTAGCTGGCACGCGCCCTGCTCTCCCTGTGTTCGGCCTGGGAATCCCCAGGCATTTCTGAGTCTTGCTGCTCAGTGGCAACACCTGATGTTACACAAACCAGCAATGGACTGTGGGTCCCCAAGTGGAGGCTGTGTCCCCGCTTTCTCCGTCCTGCTGTAAACCAGGACAAGATGGATCTCCTGGTCATCTCTATCCACTAAAAATATAGCGTGAGCTatgcatataattaaaatgttttttggtAGCCAcgtttaaaaagcaaagaaaggtgaaacagttacatattttattaaaacctAATATAGCCAAGGTATTATCGTtttgatctgtcatcagtggaagcaCTATTAACAAACTACTGTACATCCCTCCTCTTCTCAGAGTCTTTCAGACCCAGCCATGGGTTGCGCATCCCGTACACCTCGGTCCAGGCCTGCCCGCAGCTGCCGTGGCAGACGGGCTGAGTCGGGGAGCTCGAGGGGCTCTGGGCTGAGGCACGGGTTCCAGGTCTGTCTTGTTTCAGGGGCTCGCTCTGTCCCGGCTGCTGAGCACCGTCTGCGAGAGGCAGTCCTGGCCAAGTTCCTGTGCTGGCTGATGAACACATATGTGGTTGAGCTGCTCAGATCTTTTTTTTATGTCACGGAGACCACATTCCAGAAGAACCGGCTCTTCTTCTACCGGAAGAGTGTCTGGAGCCAGTTGCAGAGCATTGGAATCAAGTATGTGGTCGGAGAGCCACTCGGTTATCTCTTCCTCTGCTGATGTGAGCCTGGCGTCCAGCCTCCATCCCGCTCCAGGGACCGTGTGGCACtcaaggccaggag
This genomic interval from Manis javanica isolate MJ-LG chromosome 1, MJ_LKY, whole genome shotgun sequence contains the following:
- the TERT gene encoding telomerase reverse transcriptase isoform X5, which codes for MARAPRCRAVRALLRSRYREVLPLATFSRRLGPEGRRLVRRGDPAAFRALVAQCLVCVPWDAPPHPVASCFRQVSCLKELVARVVQRLCERGARNVLAFGFALLDGPRGGPPVAFTTNVRSYLPNTVTETLRGSGAWGLLLRRLGDDVLTHLLARCALYLLVAPSCAYQVCGAPLYDLCAPAAVRPTRHADRTLAVLGPTRQARGGSDAEAGRPPSLPVRGAWQRRGRARATPPPAKRPRHSLAPEPEQALSHNNPPAVTPAGATAETASLGRGPPRTGRSFQLVGCGRQPGYPPTQRPQGTPGPRTYAETKRFLYSSGCKERLRPSFLLSALQPSLSGARTLVETIFLGPHPQRPGAPRRMRRLPARYWRMRPLFRELLGNHAKCPYGALLRTHCPLRATNTLAGASVQKRSGVGVCAAEGRVAASTESAGPRCLVQLLRQHNSPWQVYALLRACLRRLVPAGLWGSRHNERRFLRNVKKFVSLGKHARLSLQELTWKMKVQDCAWLRRSPGARSVPAAEHRLREAVLAKFLCWLMNTYVVELLRSFFYVTETTFQKNRLFFYRKSVWSQLQSIGIKQHFNSVQLRELSEEEMRQHQEARPALLMSKLRFLPKPSGLRPIVNMDYVMGARTFHRDKKVQHLTSQAKTLFGVLNYERVQRPGLLGASVLGMDDIYRAWRSFALRMRARDPASQLYFVKVDVMGAYDALPQDRLVEVIASVIRPQENTYCVRQYAVVRRTARGHVRKAFKRHVSTFMDLQPYMRQFVEHLQQTSSLRDAVVIEQSSSLNEAGHSLFDFFLRLVHHHIIRIGGKCYVQCQGVPQGSILSTLLCSLCYGDMENKLFSDVQQDGTLCRKLTQDLLVRLLLRLVDDFLLVTPHLTQAEAFLRTLVQGVPEYGCVANLGKTVVNFPVEVSTLGGTAPLQLPAHCLFPWCGLLLDTQTLEVLCDYSSYAQTSIKASLTFNQGFKPGRNMRRKLFAVLRLKCHDLFMDLQVNSLQTVCTNVYKIFLLQAYRFHACVLQLPFSQHVRKSPSFFLRVISDTASRCYALLKAKNPGMSLGARGASGPFPSEAVQWLCLHAFLLKLARHSVTYRCLLGALRAAKARLSQQLPKVTLAVLEAAADPALTTDFKTILD
- the TERT gene encoding telomerase reverse transcriptase isoform X6 — protein: MARAPRCRAVRALLRSRYREVLPLATFSRRLGPEGRRLVRRGDPAAFRALVAQCLVCVPWDAPPHPVASCFRQVSCLKELVARVVQRLCERGARNVLAFGFALLDGPRGGPPVAFTTNVRSYLPNTVTETLRGSGAWGLLLRRLGDDVLTHLLARCALYLLVAPSCAYQVCGAPLYDLCAPAAVRPTRHADRTLAVLGPTRQARGGSDAEAGRPPSLPVRGAWQRRGRARATPPPAKRPRHSLAPEPEQALSHNNPPAVTPAGATAETASLGRGPPRTGRSFQLVGCGRQPGYPPTQRPQGTPGPRTYAETKRFLYSSGCKERLRPSFLLSALQPSLSGARTLVETIFLGPHPQRPGAPRRMRRLPARYWRMRPLFRELLGNHAKCPYGALLRTHCPLRATNTLAGASVQKRSGVGVCAAEGRVAASTESAGPRCLVQLLRQHNSPWQVYALLRACLRRLVPAGLWGSRHNERRFLRNVKKFVSLGKHARLSLQELTWKMKVQDCAWLRRSPGARSVPAAEHRLREAVLAKFLCWLMNTYVVELLRSFFYVTETTFQKNRLFFYRKSVWSQLQSIGIKQHFNSVQLRELSEEEMRQHQEARPALLMSKLRFLPKPSGLRPIVNMDYVMGARTFHRDKKVQHLTSQAKTLFGVLNYERVQRPGLLGASVLGMDDIYRAWRSFALRMRARDPASQLYFVKVDVMGAYDALPQDRLVEVIASVIRPQENTYCVRQYAVVRRTARGHVRKAFKRHVSTFMDLQPYMRQFVEHLQQTSSLRDAVVIEQSSSLNEAGHSLFDFFLRLVHHHIIRIGGKCYVQCQGVPQGSILSTLLCSLCYGDMENKLFSDVQQDGLLLRLVDDFLLVTPHLTQAEAFLRTLVQGVPEYGCVANLGKTVVNFPVEVSTLGGTAPLQLPAHCLFPWCGLLLDTQTLEVLCDYSSYAQTSIKASLTFNQGFKPGRNMRRKLFAVLRLKCHDLFMDLQVNSLQTVCTNVYKIFLLQAYRFHACVLQLPFSQHVRKSPSFFLRVISDTASRCYALLKAKNPGMSLGARGASGPFPSEAVQWLCLHAFLLKLARHSVTYRCLLGALRAAKARLSQQLPKVTLAVLEAAADPALTTDFKTILD
- the TERT gene encoding telomerase reverse transcriptase isoform X7 → MARAPRCRAVRALLRSRYREVLPLATFSRRLGPEGRRLVRRGDPAAFRALVAQCLVCVPWDAPPHPVASCFRQVSCLKELVARVVQRLCERGARNVLAFGFALLDGPRGGPPVAFTTNVRSYLPNTVTETLRGSGAWGLLLRRLGDDVLTHLLARCALYLLVAPSCAYQVCGAPLYDLCAPAAVRPTRHADRTLAVLGPTRQARGGSDAEAGRPPSLPVRGAWQRRGRARATPPPAKRPRHSLAPEPEQALSHNNPPAVTPAGATAETASLGRGPPRTGRSFQLVGCGRQPGYPPTQRPQGTPGPRTYAETKRFLYSSGCKERLRPSFLLSALQPSLSGARTLVETIFLGPHPQRPGAPRRMRRLPARYWRMRPLFRELLGNHAKCPYGALLRTHCPLRATNTLAGASVQKRSGVGVCAAEGRVAASTESAGPRCLVQLLRQHNSPWQVYALLRACLRRLVPAGLWGSRHNERRFLRNVKKFVSLGKHARLSLQELTWKMKVQDCAWLRRSPGARSVPAAEHRLREAVLAKFLCWLMNTYVVELLRSFFYVTETTFQKNRLFFYRKSVWSQLQSIGIKQHFNSVQLRELSEEEMRQHQEARPALLMSKLRFLPKPSGLRPIVNMDYVMGARTFHRDKKVQHLTSQAKTLFGVLNYERVQRPGLLGASVLGMDDIYRAWRSFALRMRARDPASQLYFVKVDVMGAYDALPQDRLVEVIASVIRPQENTYCVRQYAVVRRTARGHVRKAFKRHMMAPAHIEVRKCPRPSTPSLRLPRPTSAVRTRLPALDPMNVSSGGTPPSCVSSTAQQAWDLWAPRAAALCAAHPGLGSALQTPWRSALCWRAFSSRARQTAQCCHGHSQDVPLHGQRLSFLLGGSSGSQAAFSFRRCCQSTGPSGHARSHCCELRETLCIRGTRPEGHGAPSCTNVICFFPGIGGAERPSCAGRRSISWGTPVTPSPPHVDLLGIHACCGRKAFPKHTGLKHHLPSAFSVSGRVLVSTFMDLQPYMRQFVEHLQQTSSLRDAVVIEQAAPAFGG